In the Necator americanus strain Aroian chromosome X, whole genome shotgun sequence genome, CTTCAAAACCGATTTCTATCaagctttttgcttttttttactggcCGCAGTCTTTTTTGCACTGAACATCATTTTGACGCCAATTACTCTTTAtaaaaaacatacaaaaacaGTGGTACAAATGCCAAAGACTgattcttgttgttttttttttctttttggtcccatttgttttgatttcctatcttttccttcCTTGTGCGTTTGTCTTTTCTGGGATCACAGTCTCACAAGTACAATTGTGGTAAGATTGCTTCAAAATCGGTTCAAAACAAGCCCATCTGTTTTTACCAAGCTCAGTCTGAGCTAATCCCGTCCTACAACAAAAGTTAGTTACAGCAGTGTAAGTTCTGTCGTTGAGTGTGAGCTGATCTTTGTTAACCATCTAAGAATAGCACCTTCAAAATATGAGGTCATAGTTGAACAAACCACTTTTGGGTGAGTTTGGATGCATCCACACAGAATGAACCACATCAATTTGGAGCAGAACGAATGCTACAGTCATAATCAGCATTTTATATACCCTAATGAGCAAattcaagagaaattttgagatACTGGGCCTGAAGCGGTACAATAGAATAAGGTAATAAGATTCATAGCGCAAAACGGATGCGATTTTCATGATCAATACCTCAAACAACCTTACTGGAAATAGTTTGACCAGATTTTTTAGCTGGATATTTTCAgatataatatgtataatgTTGTTAGTCATTTTCCAACTAGTTTAAATCAATTCTTTtccaagtgaaaaaaaactcttcttcATTCCGACTTCTACCAGCTGACGGGTACAACTTTCGCGTGTTTTACTTTCTAGTACTCAAGCATTAATGTACTAAGAGTCACACCGGCTGAACAACTGAATTATAACTTCAGGAACAATCCGTTAACTTTCGAATTACCTCACAGAAAAATTGCCAGTTACACCCCGTAAATCCGAAAGGTGGGAAAATACGATGAGGACAATGGACCTTGCGTAGCTGCTCATTACTGTAACCGTTTTCATCTATTGCcctcaatttctttcttggtTAATTATACAACCAACCATTGTCATCACCTTGATCGCGATTCCCTGCAGATGTACTTTGCGAAGATTGATCATGATCACCCGAAGCGTTTTCAGACGATTCGATATCTTTAATAAGGGAGCAAGAATTACATAGTTATGAAACGGAGAACATCTTGAAGATTTACCTACGCGTACATCTGGTAGGTTCATTATACGGTCATAATTCATGAGAACATGACTAGCAGCGGCTTCCACTcgctgaaaacaaaaagtgcaaTTGTGCATTATTTTGGGAAATAATGTAGACAAAGTGGTTTAAAAGAAGCGTGATACACGCTCGATAGAAGTTTGAATGATAGAGAAAGTGAATCATGGGTTGTTGTGTGcatgtttttcaaatgttgttTCAGGGTGCCTGCCCGTGTTTTTTACGTCTGACGAGCACACTTGGTCCTGATCAGAGATCGTATGATAGCGACGACTGAGACGTAGTCAAGCCACTAAATCTTGACACCTACTGGAGGAACCACTGGTTAGTAATTTATTATCAATTCTATTTGCTTCTATTCGTCTAACGCAATCCATTTTAAGCAACCACATATATTTGTGGTGATTTTGTAAGTATTTTATATTCAAAAATCCCGAATAGCCCACAACACGTAAGTCCAGACAAGCCACTAAAACACACCCCGGcgcagattttgtttccgcgtCGCGGCAGGCCGCATTGGAGCAGAGCAGCCTCGGCGCAggcttttactgtttactATCCGCAATGGTGAGGACATGTAAAGCTTTgtccttgtttatttttatgtcgTTCCTTCAATGTCGTTCTTCTCAACAGCCCTGCATCACTTTTGGTACGCtattgctccttttcaaatttattgctaCGTTGCTTATATGAAAGAGGTGTGCTTCTACAAACTcccattcttttctcttcacgcATGCATTCAGCTTCAGTCGTCTCTTCAGAGTCGTTCTTTAGATAAATATAGCTTTACTTTCGATACATTACTGCTCTttattcatgttcatttctaCGTTGCCTATATTTAACAGGTATGTTTCTTGTGTAAGCTCCTGctgttttctcttcatgtGTGCTTTCCAAttgtcgttgtttttttcagagtcGCTCTTCGCGTCATTGTAGTCGTTGTTGGTAGTTTATACGTTGTTGCCCTCCTCCGGAGTAGCAACACAGCAGTAATAACCTGAGTACAGAGCAGTAGTGTTTCGAAAGAAGTCAGACTGTTTCGTAATCTACTACCACGAAGTAGCTCAGCTGTCAGTATCGTGAAGGGACCACTCGAGAGAGTGGAGGTGAAGATGATTTCACCCCGATGCCAACAAGCAGACCCATTGGCCACCTACGAACTTGCACCGTGGATCGACTCATTTGGTTTCTTCCAAATATGCAACGTAGCTTTAGGCACTTGAAAGGAAGGAATAGCGTATCGAAGGTAAAGAGAGGAAtgacagaaaatgaagcaaggaCAAAGCTTTACATGTCCTCACCATTGCGGATAGTAAACACTAAAAGCCTGCGCCGAGGCTGCTCTGCTCTGTGGCCTGCCGCGACGCGGccgcggaaacaaaatccgcGCCGAAGTGTGTTTTGGTGGCTTGTTAAGTTCAGCCCGAAAACCTTGTTAGATTTAACAAAGTGAAAACGAAGAGataacagagaaaaaacaagaaaacccAACTAAGATCTTTTGTCAATCAGGAATGAGGATATTTTCAGCGTATATTTACACTAACACAACAGGATTGTGAACTCTTCGTGGTTCTTCTACGAAATTGCATTCAATTTCCCAATTCTTAGCCCTTAGGTGTGCTCTAGTAATATGTTGTTCTGTTCAACTATGTAGAAATATTGTGACCAGAAAACGTATAGTTAGCAGCTAAAATCTGGCTATTTCCCCTTTTCAGGTACTAAACGGTCAACCATTAGGTGGAAGATAACAGAGTATGAATGGAATGAACAATTttagacaaaagaaaaaaggacacGGAATAAAGCCGAAAAAAGAACTGCTCCACATGCGATTACCCTCTGTCGGTCTCCACGGTTAATATATACTGGATTTTCTAATATGGAAACAACATTGTTAACTTTTTCCAATCAGAACAAAAGCCAAAGAGGATCTTGCTAGAGTTGACAAGGAAGATGACAGCGATTACAACTGTCGAATGCACGTCGTAGGAGCACTTTACATCATGCAGGATGAAAACTTTATTTGAATCTAGTTCGTTCCAGATTATTCGTACCTGTTGCAACTCATAGTGCTCTTGGTCGGCTAAGAATGAACTGCTTGGGGCAAGGTGTGGTGTATCCTGCTCCATTCTAAGAAGAAAGTCGTAATGATATCTAACTGACACTTCAATTCGTAAAAAAGTACTTTCGGAGTTCCCAACCACTAGAACTACAAAAATTAGGGCAGATTAGAATGCTTCATTGACTAGGAATACAGAAAGTAAGTATTTAAAGCGAAATAAGTGAGATACGGGAAGTATATACAAACAAAGCAGCGAATAAGTACAAACAAGTGGTGGAGTAGCACTCCGGAGATATAAGTACAATCAAGGATGAGCCTGTTAAAAAAATGCACGATATGAGACATGAAAATGCAGATATATAATGCACGTGTAAGTGATATCACTGAAATAAGTGATGCCGAAAGGAAATGGTAACAGTACTCCTAAGTACAGTAATCCTCTAGGAGGTACATTTTAATAACAACGAATTCTAATAGTATTTTCTACGCCGATCTTTGCGCAAATCGTATGGCAAGTTATGACGCTGTAATGTTTCACGAGTCAAAGTTGGCTCCGGTTTTGTATGATCCACATACACCTAGAAATATGATCTGTCTATATGAATTAttgtgaaaaaggaaaaaaaaaaaactaaccaggCGAACTCGAGTGGGCTGGGTGAATACAATGTACAGGGCAAAAACGAGAGCCAGCACCTGACAGATAACAACGGCAAAGAAAACCACCAAAGTGATTGAGAAACCTATACTGAGAGCAACCCATATCCTAAAAAAGCACAACATTTCATTCGTAGACTAATAAAACTGTTAAGAAACCacaaaatcacgaaaaaaaaactagagtaTTAATTTCCTTACTTGTGTTTGATGCAGTCtggcaaaataaaaagaccAACACCCACCTACAACTGCGTAAGCTGCAGTGGATTAGCGATTGCGGTCGAGGCGGGACTGTCGCTTGCGGCGATAGGACAGCAGAGATGGGCAAGGTCCCATCTTAAccgcaaccgctagctccacagCGCCATTTCAAGTGCGCcggcttacgcaattgcactaggcttcaggtcgttttgacccaaaaatagaaacaaagaagaagaagaaagaatatttGTCAAAGTGGAGAGCAACAAACTCAAGAGTTAGAAGCGAATATATGGTTATAAGCTTGCTTAGGAAGGAAACTGAAAACTGACTGACCTGTAATGACAGCCATCACACCTAATATCACATGAACGAGGTGGGTCCTGACGGAATGCGCGAAAATCCGAACAACCGGCGTTCCCTATAATGAAAATTATGagcaatcagaaaaaaaattaggatcaATGACTAGTGAAATAATGTCATTGAAACGAACCACAACAGCGAAAAGTAGTCTGAAGATGATCGAGAGATTCTTGAACAATCCCTGCACCTTGATAATAGTGTTGAACCATGTAATTCAAGGCATCTGATAACTCAACATCAATCTGAAATAAAAGATTACAATTGCGAAAATGCAAGTGATTCTATAGTAATGGTAACGCTATTTACCCCATCTTTCTTGTAAAAAAGGTATATTCCACAGCTGAGGGTTGCAActagtagaagaaaaactgccaTAGAATATATGATTAGCACTAAACGGCTCTCCGCATTTACACCACAACAACCTAAACACAGATAGAATATAACAAAATACTGGAATGATACGAATCTGGAGGTATTCATAATTAAAACAGAAGTAACACAATACAGCCCAGTACGTAGAGGAATAAAAGGAAGATTGCATCAGcattaaataaacaatgagtggaagcaaaaaaaaaaacctgaagttATACTCTTAACAACGTTCGCAGCAATATTAAAGTTAGACATTGATTTCTATTGAATTCACAACTTCCTTTGAAACATTTATAGACTAGAAAGGGTCTCAACCCCAACTCTATTCTGCCTACGTGACTGAGGACAGCTAATTTTGTTGCTGGAGAAAAATCCGAGAACGACTACGATAACTTAGAAGGCGTTTCTGGTAACCGGCGTAGAGTCTCATCGAAAATTCGCCAAGGAACTACCGTATGTGTCTGCGCGGCAGGACGCTCGCTCGACTGCGCCATTAGGGATGAAGATAGCCGCTCGTGGcgcgaagaaaaacagaatacTAGAAGGGTACCGAGCTATGCCAAATTtgatagaaaagagaaagtatccaagaTTATCTGTACAAAACAAGAACCACTAGAATTGTACGTATCTTACTTACCGAAAAAGGCGACAACAATCATGCAGCATCCAAGCACAATAATGATATAAGAAAAAGCATAGAGCGTAGGCGCTTCCCAAAATGCCTCTTCCACTGCTTGACGATATCTAAAAACAGCAAGAAGTaaagtaaacaagaaaaatgaagaaaaaactaacctCTCACTGAGAAAATCCCTAAATCTACTGTCAGTACGCAGCCATACTCCCATCGCCAATAAGAGACTACCGACAACCTTGAAAAAGAACTGGATTATATGGACACTACAAGACATGATCATATCCGACGTTATCCTCAAGCTACCTAGCTAGACTAATTCTATGTTAACTTCTAGAAGTTTACGACACTACAATTCGAAGAAATGCGGGGAGGCAACGGGAAGCAGCTAATTGCAATACGAATAGTTAATGTTGACGTAGTTTGTTTAATTGCTGTGCAATGTGGAGAAAAATGTCCCAGAAACGACACACTTCAGCTATCGTTTTTGCCTGCACCTATCGCTGTCGCAGCATTAACGTCACCGTCGTTTATAATCCATGTTCCAGAAAATCATCATTCCTGATAAATAACGGCTGAATATTGAAGCAATTTACATTTCTAACCCCCCTCCCAATTCTCGCTAAGAAAGAAGGGATGGAAATCCAGTTATAAAATAGGATAGTTTAAACCCTATACAAAATATATGAGATGAATCcatttactgttttttgctTGAACTTCTACACTTATTTTGTCCTTAACGAATCGATTCCAAACCTCGAAatcattcagttttttctgGCACAGAGGAAGACAAAACATGACTAAAATATGCACTCAAAGTTGAGCATGTAAGCGGCCACCCAATAGACGCTAttatgaaactgaaaaaaaagcgaaatttcATAATGCCTTGTTTCCGAATCCATAATCTGTCCCCGAAACCAGGAGTTTGCCTTTTACGACGAATAAAGTGAGCGCCCTCAAGATTTTTCCTGCCTTTCCCTGCACGATATATCTACGTACGTcacgaaagtttttttcccacaaTAAATTCATCTCGTAACGCTCCACTTAGACAGAAACAGGAAAAGCCCGGATGATGGAACGCATAACAATAAATGATGCTGTAATATGATCTATGACATCATCTCCATTTCGGATGGTAAGCTTTTaggatggaaaaagaaaaagcaaaaaatggaagtaaaTATCTATCCAATTCAAAACATTCTTTAGATCGATAGATttaagaatccagaaaaaggaaacacaaCATTCAACCTAGTAATATCCTCACAGCCGTGGTTAGGCGCCACAAAATGGAACTCTATCgtatttcgaagaaattcgACTAGTCTAACAAAGAAATGAGTCATGCATCACTCAGAatgtaaaaaagaaacgataaCGAAAGTTGCAAGATTTATTTGCTTAACCGATAGAACTTTCACCTCATTTCCTGTTAATGCGCCGAAAAATATTCTCGAGCGAAATCTCTATAGCAACAGAATTTATACCatgaaaaacgaacaaaagcTTGATAGATTCTTATACTGATAGCTTTTGGCGAAGAAAAGCGTACTCGaattcattcaattcaattaatttaaaacaagCCCTATCCTAAGACCCTATTcttaaaggtgaaaaaaaaaactgaaatttatctttaaaaaatggaaatactCGCATCAGCATTAAACAACAGCCCATTCAGCTTAGGAACATGGAATTTGGAACCTTCATAATTTTCGCAAATCCATTTCCACATACGAATTTTTTTGCCCATGATAAACTTACTACACTTTATCAGAAAGAACCACAAGTTAAAcacatagaaaaaatcataaaaactaCCCGAACTGTTGTTCAACTATTCTGGATCTGCCCAGAAAATGTTACCAaagtccaggaaaaaaagaaaaaaagagacagtGCTAATTTCCTATAAATCGTTGTTGACAGAAACTCCAAAGTAATAATAATCTGGAAGAAATCCCACCATAAACACAATATTGGCAGCAAAAATTCCGTATTTCAACCATGGCAAACAGTTATCCTCCTTCGAACTGGTCAACGTGCTAAAGAAAGATTTTCGCGAGTTCCATACTGATTCGAATAGAATTACAAGTAAAATCTGGATAAGAAAGATGTTCACCTTTCCGATGATTGCGTATAGTAATCATCTTGCGCATAACCACGTCCATGAACTGGAGAGTACATCCGGGGATCAGCTGTTAATCGAGGATTCACATAACGTGAATCAGCACGAGTTCCCAtcggaaaaggaagaagaagcaaTAAGCCTGTCCAGGAACGCCTAGGCGGTTCTATTCGATGGTATGTGGACCGCGCCGCAAGCGCACGCGCAACACGACCAAACGAGACGCATGGCTGGATGCCGGCTTTCTGGGACAATTCCTCGCTTGTTGGAGCGGGCAGTTGGATGTGGAGCGGGGTCGGCGTGTCATTATGCGATGGATTATTAGCCAGACGAATATGACCCACATGTATATCGTAATGTCTGCGTTTGATTTCCTATCTTACTATCATATATTAGTTGCTGGAGCTCACTAATCCAGAAAACTAGtcctcttcctcttttatGCTCGTCTCTCGCGGCGCTTGAATAGTTGCTAATATCGGAAATATGACTAGTTTGAATGGAGCGACACTTTCCGGAGCTGGACAATGCTGTAAAAATGCTCATTTCAACACAGCTGCTTTTATTCTGCCGTACGAACCGTCGAACCTGTGGTCCgcataattttaaaagataGTTGTGGATAACTGTGCTGAAATCCGAGAATGAATAGGAATTAATAGTGCATCATCAGCGTGACCATCGGGCCGGTTCTGTGTGATCTTTTGATCTACTAGTGTTATGATCTTTAATCTATCATATGTATGCTGTAGATCATTTCGGTTATGTGTGGATCACATCCTAGTGGTAGCAGCGGAGCAGTTCTTTCATACGGTAATTTGCTAAGATCAGCGGGTCAACTTGTTCTCTCTTATAAAATCCTTAAAGCTCCGGAGGATGTCCATGGTTGTTAACGTAAACTGAGGTAAACACAGCGATTTAGGCTCTTCTGATTCTGGTTTTGGTTGTGATCTCACGTGGGATGGTAACTTCTTCTGGGTGAAGTATTTGAGAGGAAACTTTGCTTTaaatatgaggaaaatttGACTTTCCGTCCAGTTTCAGAATTCGTTGAATAGTACCAGAAAAGTGCTCTTCCAGAAAAGGTTGGTAGTGAGACGAAGGACAACGAAATCACTTCACATAAATTATCGACAAGTTCGCATTATCGCTCTATATTAAGTTTTATTGGATTTCCACGAAAAACTTGGATAATTGATACTCAGGAAATGTTTTAGCTTACTCAACGCGACCGGGGATATCGGTATAGGAAGTAGCAGGGAAAAAGCACGTGAAAATGGAGGAACGAACCGCACGTACAACATGATCGATAATGGGataaaatgaatgtttttcaCGAAAATACGATATGGAGGAGGCATTTATCCCCTAAAATTACAGGAATATCCGTGCGAGTTTCTGGAATACAATTCATATATGATACAATCAATGAATGAGGCACTTCCAATTAGATTTGAATGTCGCTTAGGACTCTATGTATAGGATtataaatttctggattcatcTACATTGACATTAAATGTTGTACTTTAGGAATATTTCCGTAATACGGCTGTCTAAACGATACAGTATTATCCTTTACTGCTTGTCGCAGCACTA is a window encoding:
- a CDS encoding hypothetical protein (NECATOR_CHRX.G21815.T1); the protein is MGTRADSRYVNPRLTADPRMYSPVHGRGYAQDDYYTQSSESTLTSSKEDNCLPWLKYGIFAANIVFMVVGSLLLAMGVWLRTDSRFRDFLSERYRQAVEEAFWEAPTLYAFSYIIIVLGCCMIVVAFFGCCGVNAESRLVLIIYSMAVFLLLVATLSCGIYLFYKKDGIDVELSDALNYMVQHYYQGAGIVQESLDHLQTTFRCCGNAGCSDFRAFRQDPPRSCDIRCDGCHYRIWVALSIGFSITLVVFFAVVICQVLALVFALYIVFTQPTRVRLVYVDHTKPEPTLTRETLQRHNLPYDLRKDRRRKYY